Proteins encoded together in one Aurantiacibacter aquimixticola window:
- a CDS encoding polysaccharide deacetylase family protein, with amino-acid sequence MSLDPGYLEYSDRHEGYDHHIYEWSNIHERAPVRWPGDKSVAVFLCVSLEWFPIVPDGPFKAPGHMLTPYPDYRHYTVRDYGNRVGVWRMLEAFESADVKASFATNAAVAERYPELIAAVQAGGHEIIAHSTDMNGTIDSSLDEEVERALVSNALARLEAATGAKPRGWLSIARSQSWHTLDLLAEHGIGYCCDWVNDELPYRFANGVVDLPLSAELSDRTIIATQQHSAEAWGGMMRDAFDFLAGEAASQGSARLLPMELTPYIIGQPFRIEALENLLADLAGRDQAWFATGSEIVESWAGQQ; translated from the coding sequence ATGAGCCTCGATCCCGGCTATCTCGAATATTCCGACCGACACGAAGGATATGACCATCATATCTATGAGTGGTCGAACATCCACGAGCGCGCGCCGGTGCGCTGGCCCGGCGACAAGTCGGTCGCGGTGTTTCTCTGCGTCAGCCTCGAATGGTTTCCGATCGTGCCGGACGGCCCGTTCAAGGCACCCGGCCACATGCTCACACCTTATCCCGATTACCGGCATTACACGGTGCGCGATTACGGCAACCGGGTCGGCGTGTGGCGGATGCTCGAAGCCTTCGAGAGTGCTGACGTGAAGGCAAGCTTCGCGACGAATGCGGCGGTGGCCGAGCGATATCCGGAACTGATCGCCGCAGTGCAGGCGGGCGGGCACGAGATTATCGCGCATTCGACCGACATGAACGGCACGATCGACAGCTCCCTGGACGAAGAGGTGGAGCGCGCGCTCGTCTCCAACGCGCTGGCGCGGCTGGAGGCGGCGACAGGTGCGAAGCCGAGAGGCTGGCTGTCCATCGCGCGCTCGCAAAGCTGGCACACGCTGGACCTGCTGGCCGAGCACGGCATCGGCTATTGCTGCGACTGGGTGAATGACGAGCTTCCCTATCGCTTCGCCAATGGCGTGGTGGACCTGCCGCTCAGCGCGGAGCTTTCCGATCGGACGATTATCGCCACCCAACAGCATTCGGCCGAAGCATGGGGCGGTATGATGCGCGATGCCTTCGATTTTCTCGCTGGCGAAGCAGCATCGCAAGGCAGCGCGCGGCTCCTGCCGATGGAGCTGACGCCATATATCATCGGCCAGCCATTTCGCATCGAAGCGCTCGAAAACCTGCTCGCCGACCTTGCGGGCCGAGACCAGGCGTGGTTCGCAACCGGCAGCGAAATCGTCGAGAGTTGGGCAGGGCAGCAATGA